One window of Chroococcidiopsis sp. TS-821 genomic DNA carries:
- a CDS encoding sodium:proton antiporter, with product MVDIYILDLLVIGLLLLCVTLGSGWISRLPISFALIYLVVGIVLGPYGLNIVQVRPDAQFLERLTEFVVIVSLFSCGLKMNRPLNASAWRSTIRLIGFLMPLSIFAIAAVAHWFLRMEWGPAILLGAILAPTDPVLASEVQLTHTEDRDELRFGLTSEGGLNDALAFPFVYFGIHWFEDGNDWQEWFRQWVAVDLLWAVAVGMVVGIVVPWIVVTIDQNIQKHTKVDDLMEDFVALSIILLTYSLTEVVNGYGFLAVFVAGVVAQRRYEDPEKPFSQKEFTERIEKLLEVGTILILGSMLRLPAIQEHAIAALIIGGSLLFIIRPLGTWLSTIGGDYRPITRWLFGWFGVRGVGSIYYLTYAFGHGLEGQLGEQIAWITYITIVISVILHGISTTPLMNAYNRYKNNRQRKINASV from the coding sequence ATGGTAGATATTTACATCCTCGACCTACTCGTGATAGGTCTGCTTTTATTGTGTGTCACTCTAGGTTCAGGATGGATTTCCCGTTTACCAATTTCTTTCGCCTTAATTTACTTGGTGGTAGGTATTGTTCTTGGTCCTTATGGGTTGAATATCGTCCAAGTACGTCCTGATGCACAGTTTTTGGAACGCCTCACCGAATTCGTTGTCATTGTTTCGCTGTTCAGTTGTGGCTTGAAGATGAATCGCCCTTTAAATGCAAGTGCGTGGCGTTCGACGATTCGCTTAATCGGCTTTTTGATGCCATTGTCCATTTTTGCGATCGCCGCAGTTGCGCATTGGTTTTTGCGTATGGAGTGGGGACCTGCAATTTTACTGGGAGCCATCTTAGCACCAACTGACCCTGTATTAGCCTCAGAAGTCCAACTAACGCATACCGAGGACCGCGATGAGTTACGCTTTGGTTTAACTTCCGAAGGTGGTTTAAATGATGCTTTAGCCTTTCCCTTCGTCTATTTTGGAATTCATTGGTTTGAAGACGGTAATGACTGGCAAGAGTGGTTTAGGCAATGGGTTGCAGTAGATTTACTTTGGGCAGTGGCAGTCGGTATGGTTGTGGGAATCGTAGTTCCCTGGATTGTGGTGACAATTGACCAGAATATTCAAAAGCATACAAAAGTCGATGACTTGATGGAAGACTTTGTGGCGCTGAGTATTATTCTGCTTACCTACTCTTTAACCGAAGTTGTCAATGGCTATGGGTTTTTAGCTGTTTTTGTTGCTGGAGTCGTCGCACAACGACGTTATGAAGACCCTGAAAAACCTTTCTCTCAAAAAGAATTTACTGAACGCATCGAAAAACTCCTTGAAGTCGGAACAATTTTAATCTTAGGGTCAATGCTACGATTACCCGCGATTCAAGAACACGCGATCGCCGCTTTAATCATCGGAGGTTCTCTATTATTTATCATTCGTCCTCTCGGAACCTGGTTAAGTACAATTGGTGGCGATTATCGTCCAATCACGCGTTGGTTATTCGGCTGGTTTGGCGTGCGTGGTGTTGGTTCTATTTACTATCTTACCTATGCCTTTGGTCATGGGTTAGAAGGTCAATTAGGCGAACAAATTGCTTGGATTACTTACATCACAATTGTGATATCTGTAATCTTGCATGGAATCAGTACGACACCTTTGATGAATGCATACAACCGATACAAAAACAACCGTCAGCGCAAAATCAATGCATCTGTCTAA
- a CDS encoding branched-chain amino acid ABC transporter permease has product MGITLFLQQVLNGLSIGSAYAIFALGYTLIFSILGIINFAHGAIFTLGAYFTYALMGGAFGFNGLLANAVLPFQLPFAVALILGSTLAGLVGVAVERIAFRPLRRRGSDPLLTVVSSLGVAVVIVNVIQYLVGAESYTFPAGTYGNLPAAINFGTAEQPVPIRSVQVVIFTVSVVILTILTLFINRTKYGKAMQAVAEDPTTASLLGINTDRYIVLTFFISSFLAGLAGTLVASSVSIAGPYFGIAFGLKGLAVIVLGGLGSIPGAVLGGLMIGLVEAFVPADYSAYKDAVAFGILFIMLLVRPQGLLGRRFVQKV; this is encoded by the coding sequence ATGGGCATAACGCTATTTTTACAACAAGTTCTTAATGGTTTATCAATTGGCAGCGCGTACGCTATTTTCGCTTTAGGATATACTCTGATATTTTCGATTTTAGGTATTATTAATTTTGCCCATGGAGCAATTTTTACCTTAGGTGCTTATTTTACATATGCACTGATGGGTGGTGCGTTTGGGTTTAATGGTTTGCTTGCTAATGCTGTCTTACCGTTTCAGCTACCGTTTGCTGTCGCTTTAATTTTGGGAAGTACCCTTGCTGGTTTAGTCGGCGTCGCAGTTGAACGTATTGCTTTTCGCCCGTTACGTCGTCGTGGTTCCGATCCACTCTTAACGGTTGTTTCGAGTTTGGGTGTCGCGGTAGTCATTGTCAATGTCATTCAATATTTAGTCGGTGCGGAAAGTTATACTTTCCCAGCGGGTACATACGGTAATCTTCCTGCTGCGATTAACTTTGGTACAGCAGAACAACCCGTACCGATTCGCAGCGTACAAGTTGTGATCTTCACGGTATCTGTCGTGATTTTGACAATTTTAACGTTGTTTATCAATCGCACTAAGTACGGTAAAGCTATGCAAGCTGTTGCTGAAGATCCAACGACTGCAAGTTTGCTGGGAATTAATACCGATCGCTATATTGTTTTGACATTTTTTATCAGCAGTTTTCTCGCGGGTTTAGCCGGAACTTTGGTTGCTTCGAGTGTGAGTATTGCAGGACCCTATTTTGGGATTGCTTTCGGTTTAAAAGGTTTAGCAGTAATTGTTCTGGGAGGATTAGGGAGTATTCCTGGCGCGGTATTAGGCGGTTTAATGATTGGTTTGGTGGAAGCGTTCGTCCCCGCCGATTACTCAGCATATAAGGATGCGGTTGCTTTTGGCATCTTATTCATTATGCTGTTAGTCAGACCTCAAGGGTTATTGGGACGTCGGTTTGTACAGAAAGTATAG
- a CDS encoding DUF1345 domain-containing protein — protein sequence MLRIFKARTRIVVSIGVAGLAYLLLPSWLRPAARVIIAWNLGTISFLSLAWLLIVNATSQKMHFHTQHQDEGNWTILSLIVSTACASLLAIFFMLKDDQGLPMVILILHVMLAGLTVICSWLLMHVIFALHYAHYYYRSNGGLDFPSENLPDYWDFLYFSFGIGMTCQVSDVQITSRIMRRLTLVHSIITFFFNTVILALSINIIAGLI from the coding sequence TTGCTAAGAATTTTCAAAGCCCGAACCCGAATAGTAGTATCCATAGGAGTTGCTGGATTAGCCTATCTCCTACTACCGTCTTGGTTACGTCCAGCCGCACGCGTTATCATTGCTTGGAACTTGGGAACAATTTCCTTTTTAAGTTTGGCTTGGTTATTGATTGTCAATGCTACTTCCCAGAAGATGCACTTTCATACGCAACATCAAGACGAGGGAAATTGGACAATTCTTAGCTTGATAGTCAGTACGGCTTGCGCTAGTCTTCTAGCAATTTTCTTCATGCTGAAAGATGACCAAGGGTTACCTATGGTGATTTTGATACTCCACGTCATGCTTGCGGGTTTAACTGTTATTTGCTCTTGGTTACTGATGCATGTGATTTTTGCCCTCCATTATGCACACTATTACTACCGCTCGAACGGAGGCTTAGACTTTCCCAGTGAAAATCTACCGGATTACTGGGATTTTTTATACTTCTCTTTTGGGATTGGTATGACGTGCCAAGTCTCTGACGTTCAAATAACATCACGTATCATGAGACGTCTTACTCTAGTACATAGCATTATCACCTTTTTTTTTAATACGGTAATTTTGGCGCTTAGCATCAATATTATTGCTGGATTAATCTAG
- a CDS encoding ABC transporter substrate-binding protein produces the protein MHNFTARSSALFATLALLLSACGGANTGTNTTNTATNTTATSSSNPVPIGVALAQTSNVALLGQEQVAGAKIAEKYFNEQGGIDGTPIKLVFQDTGGDEAGTINAFQTLINNDRVVGIVGPTLSQQAFSADPIAERAKVPVLGPSNTAKGIPQIGDYIARVSAPVSVVAPNSVQAALKSNPNIRRVAVFYAQNDAFSKSETEIFQQTVKDQGLELVTVQKFQTTDTDFQTQATNALNLKPDLVIISGLAADGGNLVRQLRELGYQGTIVGGNGLNTSNVFTVCKEFCDGVLIAQAYSPEHPGEMNAAFRNAYMSQYKKEPPQFSAQAFTAVQVYVEALRALDSKTDINTLPLPQLRNELNKQILAGNYQTPLGEISFTPEGEVVQKEFYVAQIKMNNNGNSGQFAFLK, from the coding sequence ATGCACAACTTTACTGCACGCTCTTCTGCCTTATTTGCAACTTTAGCTTTACTACTGTCTGCGTGTGGTGGAGCTAATACAGGTACAAATACAACTAATACTGCAACTAATACAACAGCAACTTCATCTTCTAATCCAGTTCCTATCGGTGTTGCATTAGCGCAAACAAGCAATGTCGCCCTACTAGGTCAAGAACAAGTTGCTGGCGCTAAAATTGCTGAAAAGTATTTTAACGAACAAGGCGGGATCGACGGTACGCCAATTAAACTCGTATTTCAAGATACAGGTGGCGATGAAGCTGGTACAATTAATGCTTTTCAAACTTTAATTAACAACGATCGCGTTGTTGGCATTGTTGGTCCTACCTTATCACAACAAGCGTTTAGTGCCGATCCTATTGCCGAAAGAGCCAAAGTTCCCGTGCTTGGACCATCAAATACTGCTAAAGGTATTCCGCAAATTGGCGATTACATCGCGCGCGTTTCTGCACCAGTATCGGTTGTTGCGCCAAATTCCGTACAAGCTGCATTAAAGAGTAATCCTAATATTAGACGAGTAGCTGTTTTCTACGCACAAAACGATGCTTTTAGCAAGTCAGAAACTGAAATTTTTCAACAAACTGTTAAAGACCAAGGACTCGAATTAGTCACAGTCCAAAAGTTTCAAACAACCGATACAGATTTTCAAACGCAAGCAACGAATGCATTAAACTTAAAACCCGATTTAGTAATTATTTCTGGATTAGCAGCTGATGGTGGTAACTTAGTGCGGCAGTTACGCGAACTTGGGTATCAAGGCACAATTGTTGGCGGTAATGGTTTAAATACATCAAATGTATTTACAGTCTGTAAAGAATTTTGCGATGGCGTATTGATTGCTCAAGCTTACAGTCCCGAACATCCTGGGGAAATGAATGCAGCTTTTCGCAACGCTTATATGAGTCAATACAAAAAAGAACCACCTCAGTTTAGCGCCCAAGCTTTTACCGCCGTACAAGTTTATGTAGAAGCCCTCAGAGCTTTAGATAGCAAAACTGATATTAATACTTTACCATTACCGCAACTACGCAACGAACTGAATAAGCAAATATTAGCAGGAAACTATCAAACTCCATTAGGTGAAATTTCTTTTACTCCTGAAGGCGAGGTCGTGCAAAAAGAATTTTATGTAGCTCAAATTAAGATGAATAATAATGGCAATAGCGGTCAATTTGCGTTTCTAAAATAA
- a CDS encoding DUF2887 domain-containing protein gives MFFPRENAPTQTVYFVEIQFQKEQLLYHRLFAKLFLFLNQNPSTQD, from the coding sequence GTGTTCTTTCCGCGAGAGAATGCTCCTACCCAAACAGTGTATTTTGTAGAAATTCAATTTCAAAAAGAGCAGTTACTCTATCATCGACTATTTGCCAAACTCTTCTTATTTCTTAACCAAAATCCTTCGACTCAAGATTGA
- a CDS encoding MOSC domain-containing protein, protein MPHLARILIYPIKSLDGVAVSSATVLASGALQHDREFAIIDAQGRFVNGKRNAQVHLLRSHFSLSRRTVTLQIQGDPAQQIFHLDDQRQALEAWLSSFFGFSVQLKQNLHTGFPDDTDSPGPTVISTATLIEVASWFPNISLDEMRRRIRANIEIDGVPAFWEDRLFSTTGDAVSFRVGNVEFQGINPCQRCVVPTRDSLTATPYPHFQKTFIAKRQETLPSWVAASRFNHYFRLSVNTRIPKTQQDKSIHLGDTVEVYSHQNN, encoded by the coding sequence ATGCCTCATCTTGCCCGTATATTGATTTATCCAATTAAATCACTCGATGGTGTTGCCGTTTCTAGTGCAACGGTTTTAGCAAGTGGTGCATTGCAGCACGATCGCGAGTTTGCCATTATTGATGCTCAAGGTAGATTTGTTAATGGTAAGCGCAACGCGCAAGTTCACTTGTTGCGATCGCACTTCTCTCTATCTCGTCGGACTGTTACACTGCAAATACAAGGCGATCCAGCCCAACAAATTTTTCATCTTGATGACCAAAGACAAGCGCTAGAAGCTTGGTTGAGTAGTTTTTTTGGTTTTTCTGTCCAATTAAAACAAAACTTGCATACAGGCTTTCCCGACGACACTGATTCGCCAGGACCCACTGTAATTAGCACCGCAACGCTAATAGAAGTTGCTTCTTGGTTCCCTAATATAAGTCTCGATGAAATGCGCCGTCGCATCCGTGCCAATATCGAAATCGATGGCGTTCCCGCATTTTGGGAAGATCGACTATTTAGCACAACAGGTGATGCTGTTTCTTTTCGAGTAGGAAATGTAGAATTTCAAGGTATCAATCCTTGTCAGCGCTGTGTTGTCCCTACACGCGATTCGCTGACAGCAACACCGTATCCTCATTTTCAAAAAACATTCATCGCCAAGCGCCAAGAAACATTACCCTCCTGGGTAGCAGCATCGCGTTTTAATCACTACTTTCGCTTGAGTGTAAATACAAGAATTCCTAAAACGCAACAAGATAAAAGTATTCACTTAGGCGATACAGTTGAAGTTTATTCCCACCAAAATAATTGA
- a CDS encoding ATP-dependent 6-phosphofructokinase — MGQKRIGILTSGGDCPGLNAVIRAVVSHARLTYNWEVLGIPYATQGLLERQAIPLDLHCFDLRGIDPLLSMGGTILGTINKGDTLARATEIIASYHALALDALIAIGGDGSLAILHHLARLGNWNIVAIPKTIDNDVALTERAIGFDTAVNTITDALNRLTFTAASHDRVMVVEVMGRTAGHLALHAGIAGGADCILIPEIPYSIAQICEHIQNLRDRVHRRFAIVVVAEGAKPATETPNCDTATFKDCGMGQYISTQISHYFADRIDIRASVLGHIQRGGIPSAADRLMATAFGKAAVDLVAQEHYDRMVAWQNGQVIAVPLQDVLAHCPLFVNPQSYLVETARAVGVYIGNFS, encoded by the coding sequence ATGGGACAAAAACGAATTGGCATTCTTACTAGTGGCGGCGATTGTCCTGGACTCAATGCAGTCATCCGCGCGGTTGTGAGTCACGCTCGGCTCACGTACAATTGGGAAGTTCTTGGTATTCCCTACGCAACGCAAGGATTACTAGAACGTCAAGCGATTCCGTTAGACCTGCATTGCTTCGATTTGCGCGGTATCGATCCTTTGCTGAGTATGGGCGGTACGATTTTAGGAACGATCAATAAAGGCGATACTCTCGCGCGGGCAACTGAAATTATCGCTAGTTACCACGCCTTAGCGTTGGATGCACTGATTGCGATCGGCGGTGATGGTAGTTTAGCAATTCTGCATCATTTGGCGCGTTTAGGAAACTGGAATATTGTTGCAATTCCTAAAACAATTGACAATGATGTCGCGCTTACCGAACGGGCAATCGGGTTTGATACGGCGGTTAACACAATTACTGATGCTTTAAATCGTCTCACCTTTACCGCCGCAAGTCACGATCGCGTTATGGTTGTGGAAGTTATGGGGCGCACTGCGGGACATTTGGCACTACACGCGGGAATTGCTGGTGGTGCTGATTGCATTTTGATTCCCGAAATTCCCTATTCGATTGCACAAATCTGCGAGCACATCCAAAACTTGCGCGATCGCGTTCATCGTCGCTTTGCGATCGTTGTTGTTGCTGAAGGCGCCAAACCTGCAACCGAAACGCCCAATTGCGACACTGCAACTTTCAAAGATTGCGGTATGGGTCAATATATTTCGACTCAAATCAGTCATTACTTTGCAGATCGCATTGACATTCGCGCGTCGGTACTCGGACATATCCAACGCGGCGGTATTCCCTCAGCAGCAGATCGACTCATGGCAACAGCTTTTGGTAAGGCTGCTGTTGATTTAGTTGCCCAAGAACATTACGATCGCATGGTTGCTTGGCAAAATGGACAAGTTATCGCTGTACCACTGCAAGATGTGCTTGCACATTGCCCCTTATTTGTCAATCCCCAAAGCTATTTAGTTGAAACTGCGCGCGCTGTAGGTGTTTATATTGGAAATTTTAGCTAA
- a CDS encoding dihydroorotate dehydrogenase-like protein: protein MNLTTTYMGLTLRSPLIPAASPLSEDIDNLKLMEDAGAAAVVLHSLFEEQLRSQRQEAYDLAHSTASTENARFRVGAEEYLNHIRRAKEHVDIPIIASLNGSSVGGWTNYARQIEQAGADALELNIYYVPTDMEVTGEQIEQTYINILRAVKASVSIPVAIKLSPYFTNMANMAKRCDDAGADALVLFNRFYQPDINLKTLTVEPNVLLSTPQAMRLPLRWIAILYGRINASLAATSGIHTGQDVVKLLMVGANVTMLCSVLLQHGILHLHTVERELVQWMTEHEYESVQQLQGILSRQNCPDRSAFERAQYVRSLQTYKPEWARIYESSYYFG, encoded by the coding sequence ATGAACTTAACAACAACCTATATGGGGTTAACACTGCGATCGCCATTGATCCCAGCAGCATCACCCCTGTCCGAAGATATTGATAACCTCAAACTCATGGAAGATGCAGGCGCAGCTGCAGTTGTTCTGCATTCGCTGTTTGAAGAACAACTGCGATCGCAACGGCAAGAAGCCTACGATCTTGCGCACAGTACAGCAAGTACTGAGAATGCTAGGTTTCGCGTCGGTGCAGAAGAATACCTCAATCATATCCGTCGCGCCAAAGAACACGTAGATATTCCGATTATCGCCAGTCTCAACGGTTCGTCAGTTGGCGGTTGGACGAACTACGCCCGCCAAATTGAGCAAGCCGGTGCAGATGCACTAGAACTCAATATTTACTATGTTCCTACCGACATGGAAGTGACAGGCGAACAGATCGAACAAACTTACATCAATATCTTGCGTGCAGTCAAAGCATCGGTGTCAATTCCCGTAGCGATTAAGCTTAGCCCCTACTTTACTAACATGGCGAATATGGCAAAGCGATGTGACGATGCAGGTGCAGACGCTTTGGTACTGTTTAATCGCTTTTATCAACCCGATATTAATCTCAAAACTCTCACCGTTGAGCCAAACGTGTTATTAAGCACGCCGCAAGCCATGCGCTTACCGCTGCGTTGGATTGCAATTTTGTATGGACGCATTAACGCTAGTTTAGCTGCAACAAGTGGGATTCACACAGGACAAGATGTGGTTAAGCTACTCATGGTGGGCGCTAATGTGACAATGCTGTGTTCTGTACTCTTGCAGCATGGCATTCTCCACCTCCACACGGTCGAACGCGAACTTGTGCAATGGATGACAGAACACGAGTACGAATCGGTACAGCAGTTGCAAGGAATATTAAGTCGTCAAAACTGCCCCGATCGAAGTGCCTTTGAACGCGCGCAATACGTGCGATCGCTCCAAACCTACAAACCAGAATGGGCGCGCATCTACGAGTCATCTTATTACTTCGGTTAA
- a CDS encoding chloride channel protein — MSVQPFRKWLLPRRRLAIAEACLIGLVAAFSAIVLRVGVGWIGAWRVQAANLSPPWLILPGIGFGLGYVAGFLLQQLAPEASGSGIPQVKANLADAPVKLSLREALVKLIASTIALGSGLTLGRQGPTVHIGAALAAQFSRWFPTSPEHRRQMIAAGAGAGLAAAFNAPITGVLFVIEELLQDLSGLTLGTAIIASFIGAVVSRILGGRTLQLNLVLTASQTSFSLTELPFFLLLGLLAGILGSLFNRGIIASSKFYNRSHLGLPLQMAIAGGSSGLIVAFLPAAFRDNTGLREFLITGNAHWSLAAIAFVAQFTLTLIAFGSGAPGGLFAPSLILGSSLGYLVGVTEQSLFGFGSPSTYALAGMGAFFSVVSKVPITAIVIVFEMTTDFNLVLPLMIGSVTAYLIADKFFPGSLYDKLLELKGIHLEKEGPTQGLLIELKAKDVMQPRVETLAAQLSLDETVQAFSRSQHRGFPVVDEGKLVGIVTQSDLAKARELELPGDTLLSEIMTPQPVTVHPLHSLSEVLYRLDRFNLSRLPVVENKRLIGIITRADIIRAEADKLNGETREIGPQPQPSYVVYQTRSPSIGRGRLLVPLANPQTAVSLLHLATAIARERHYELECLQIILVPRRSSPAETEVSTAKSRRLLREAEILARKWNIPIHTQIRVAHDVSQAILETVQERHIDLLLMGWKGKTITPGRVFGSVVDTLIRQATCDVVLVRFGTGANGKERESGKDLATQEKDTGTLLQNTEQASPQFNRWLLPMAGGPNANAAIKLLPGLINISHAPYIRLCQVFPPSETQLDMKVLKSGLQYLIRRRNSVGAVVATPVKAASVVEGVLHVIEKDKIDVVMLGASREGLLQQAMKGNIPAEIASRAKCTVMLVRGSLNQQ, encoded by the coding sequence ATGTCAGTTCAGCCCTTCCGTAAATGGCTTTTACCGCGTCGGCGTTTAGCGATCGCTGAAGCGTGTTTGATCGGATTAGTCGCCGCGTTTTCTGCAATTGTACTGCGTGTCGGAGTTGGTTGGATTGGTGCGTGGCGCGTGCAAGCTGCTAATTTATCTCCACCTTGGCTGATCTTGCCAGGAATTGGATTTGGATTAGGATACGTTGCGGGGTTTCTTTTACAACAGTTAGCACCCGAAGCATCAGGAAGTGGAATTCCGCAGGTGAAAGCAAATCTTGCGGATGCACCTGTTAAGTTGTCGTTGCGCGAAGCTTTAGTTAAACTGATCGCTTCTACAATTGCCCTAGGTTCAGGGTTAACGCTGGGAAGACAAGGACCCACTGTTCATATCGGCGCGGCTTTAGCTGCACAATTTAGCCGGTGGTTTCCCACATCTCCCGAACATCGACGACAAATGATTGCAGCAGGTGCGGGTGCAGGTTTAGCCGCCGCATTCAATGCCCCCATTACAGGGGTATTATTTGTGATTGAGGAGTTACTGCAAGATTTATCAGGTTTAACGCTAGGTACGGCAATTATCGCCTCATTTATCGGTGCGGTTGTCTCGCGCATTCTAGGGGGAAGAACTTTACAACTGAATCTCGTCTTAACGGCTTCCCAAACGAGTTTTTCCCTCACCGAACTACCATTTTTTTTGTTGCTAGGACTCTTAGCTGGAATACTAGGTTCGTTGTTTAACCGAGGTATTATTGCTAGCTCAAAATTTTACAACCGATCGCATTTAGGCTTACCACTGCAAATGGCGATCGCGGGTGGAAGTTCTGGTTTAATCGTCGCGTTTTTACCCGCTGCGTTTCGCGATAATACAGGACTACGCGAGTTTTTAATTACCGGAAATGCGCATTGGTCTTTAGCGGCGATCGCCTTTGTTGCCCAGTTTACGCTAACACTCATTGCCTTTGGTTCGGGCGCGCCTGGAGGATTGTTTGCACCAAGTCTCATTTTAGGTTCGTCGCTGGGCTATCTTGTCGGCGTAACCGAACAAAGTCTATTTGGATTCGGTTCGCCATCTACTTATGCGCTTGCAGGTATGGGAGCGTTTTTTAGCGTCGTTTCCAAGGTTCCCATCACAGCGATCGTCATTGTGTTTGAAATGACCACCGATTTCAACTTGGTGTTACCACTGATGATCGGTTCGGTGACAGCGTACCTCATTGCAGATAAGTTTTTCCCTGGTTCACTATACGACAAACTTCTGGAATTAAAAGGCATTCATCTAGAAAAAGAAGGTCCAACTCAGGGACTTTTAATCGAACTCAAAGCGAAAGACGTGATGCAACCGCGCGTCGAAACTTTAGCCGCACAATTGAGTTTAGATGAAACTGTCCAGGCATTTTCGCGATCGCAACACCGCGGCTTTCCGGTGGTTGATGAGGGTAAGTTAGTCGGAATCGTTACGCAATCGGATTTAGCAAAAGCACGCGAATTAGAACTTCCTGGGGATACGCTTTTAAGCGAAATTATGACACCGCAACCAGTGACAGTGCATCCGTTGCATAGCTTAAGCGAGGTACTGTATCGGTTAGATCGGTTTAATCTCAGTCGTTTACCTGTTGTGGAAAATAAACGATTGATTGGAATTATCACGCGGGCAGATATTATTCGTGCCGAAGCGGATAAACTCAACGGTGAAACGCGCGAAATAGGTCCGCAACCGCAGCCTTCGTATGTTGTGTATCAAACGCGATCGCCAAGTATTGGTAGAGGTCGATTACTCGTTCCTTTGGCAAATCCGCAAACAGCAGTTTCCCTATTGCATTTAGCAACCGCGATCGCCCGCGAACGTCACTACGAACTCGAGTGTCTGCAAATTATTCTCGTTCCCCGTCGCAGTTCTCCCGCCGAAACGGAAGTGAGTACCGCAAAAAGTCGGCGGTTGTTGCGCGAAGCTGAAATCTTAGCACGCAAATGGAATATTCCCATCCATACACAAATCCGCGTTGCGCACGATGTATCGCAAGCAATTTTAGAGACAGTACAAGAACGCCATATCGATTTATTGTTAATGGGTTGGAAAGGAAAAACGATTACTCCAGGTCGAGTTTTTGGTAGTGTAGTCGATACTTTGATTCGCCAAGCAACGTGTGATGTTGTTTTGGTAAGATTTGGGACAGGTGCAAACGGTAAAGAGCGCGAATCAGGTAAAGATTTAGCAACTCAAGAGAAAGATACTGGAACTCTCTTACAAAATACAGAACAAGCTTCTCCCCAATTTAATCGCTGGTTGCTGCCAATGGCAGGCGGTCCAAATGCGAATGCTGCTATCAAACTACTTCCTGGTTTAATTAATATAAGTCACGCACCGTATATTCGCTTGTGTCAGGTTTTTCCACCGTCGGAAACGCAACTAGACATGAAAGTTCTCAAAAGCGGGCTGCAATATTTAATTCGGCGACGCAATTCCGTCGGTGCTGTGGTGGCAACTCCGGTGAAAGCTGCTTCGGTAGTTGAAGGCGTTCTTCACGTCATCGAGAAAGACAAAATCGATGTTGTCATGCTAGGTGCGAGTCGCGAGGGATTACTGCAACAAGCAATGAAAGGCAACATTCCCGCAGAAATCGCTAGCCGTGCTAAATGTACTGTGATGTTAGTACGCGGTTCGCTAAATCAGCAATAA